The Papaver somniferum cultivar HN1 chromosome 6, ASM357369v1, whole genome shotgun sequence genome segment CAAAGCAACAATTAATAAGTAGCTATATTActagcaaaccaaacaaacaaagtcTTGAAAACCTGAGTAGCAGTAGGCAGTAGCAGTGTAGCACACAAACTGACAATCTCACAATCACACACACTAAAGTCTGGGAAATCCTAAAAAACAACAATTAGCAGTAGACAGTAGCCACAGacacacacactaagtcttgaaaatgagaaaatctgaaaaaagaacaaCTAGAAGTGCATCTAGTGATGcagtagtcttgaatcttgatcttctaatccatatcagcaacacttgtggtgtcatcagtgttgataggaccaagtaacgctgccaAACAAATAATAGTAGTTAGTAACTCAATATCATCTCAGCTTGCATCACAACTCATTTAACCCATCAACATACATAACAACTCTTCATTAGACTCAATTCATTAATCAGCTAAACATCCTAGAATGATCAACATCCAGAAGACCAAACTTCAATTCATAATTAAGATGAGAACTACAAAACCACCACCAAAACAAATTAacaccctaatttctcaaattaacTACACAGATCAAGATACACATTACCAGATCAATAACAAAACATGAACCTGAATTAAGGCAAGTACTAGCTTGTTATTAGCAATTCAGCTAAACTTTCAATCCAAAGATTTTGCAGCTCATACTCAAAATCAAGATAACATCTGGATCTTCTCAACATCATTCAATTGATCAATTCTCATCCAaacaaatccaaaaacaaaaccctaaccctaaagtCACAAATTCAGTAACATAAAACAGAGCATAGCATCACAATTCAATGAAACACACATCAATTAGATAAGATCTCAATCTTTCAAACATTAAACAACAAAACTAAAGCAAAACCCAGATTTTATTTAACaccctaatttcattaacaaaaataatgaaaaatcaaaagaaaagattaagaagatagaattcttaccaaatccaagccaaatCAATCAACTCTTGCAAATCTGATGAACAAGTCTTAATTACAaatctgaaaaatcaaaagattaaaGGTAGAATTATTAGATTCAGATTCTCAGAAGATTCAGAATTATTACAAATCTCAATTacaaaaccctaggttcagttcgCTTACCCTTTGAATAAACACTTGAGATTCAAAGTAGGTTCAGTTCGCTTACAAATCTTAATTACTTACCGTTTGAATCAACACTTACCCTTTGAATCAACACTTGTAATGGAGAAGAGAAGATTGTCGCTCGTCTCTGTTAATCAACATTTGTAATGGAGAAGATTGTCGCTCGTCCCTTCTCAGACAGAGAGGAgacggaaaaaagaagaagaagaaaatgagaagagaAACAGAAACCCTATAATGTTCGATTATATACCCCCTCTAATCTAACGGCTAATACTGATCccttatcccctaaatctaacggctATAATCATTCAGGACATTCGGTCCGGTACGGCACGGTACTTGtacaggaccgtgtacctgtacccccagacctcggttcctattttttggaccggtacctgtaccttgtacctcggttcggtccaaaaccaagtacggttccaccggttccggttcggtccattggtccggctcggttcctgtgcacccttagaaATGCCTAACCTCCAACAGTTTTTTGATACTCTCCGGCCAGTTCATGTTTAGACTGCTGAGACAAATATTTATAACTCTCAACCAATTGTGGTTGTTCAGCATGATGTTAGTCTTAGCTTATCTTAGCACCGTTATGTATCTTAGAGTTAGTCTTCCCTTTTTCGGGCACTCTCTCTAttaaaaaaaagctacatagctAGACATGAGATACCTCTCTGTTAAAAaaaaactactccctccgtctcttATATATAGGCGGAGAAGTAGAATTCTCTTAGAataaattctttttttgtttttataaatttATCTAATGTTGCCTAATTTATTCtcatcaatttcaatatatttatctagaaaatatgaaaaatatcaataaaataaaattttttatttatatcccattaaaatattaaaataatataattCTTCTCGAAAATTACCACCTTTACATGAgataccaattgataatcagAAGACCAACCATAAAAACTTTTTAGACTTTTGGGCAAGTGGGGTCAAAAAGTTTATTTTTCTTGCATTTAAGTCCCTGTTTGTTTGTTTGGGCAAACGAAAAGGTCAAACAAAAAAGACAAATCTCTGGATACTGAGCACTGCACAGACGAGCTCTTGCTAACAAAAAGAAAATGGTAGGAAAAAGCAGCAAAAATGGGTTTCAGTTTTTCCACCAAAAACCTCTCATACACCACACCAGTAGAGACTCTGCACTGGTGAAGAAAAGGATAGTGAGAGACTCAATAGAGACAGAAAATGGGAAGAGGGTTGGAAACCAGAGAAATTATCAACATGAAAGAGAGAgtagacgaagatgaagaagaagaggaagagcagATTTGCAGGATTTGTTATGCCCTGGTGATTCTGAAAACCCACTTCAGTACCCTTGTGCTTGTTCTGGGAGTATGAAATTTCTTCACCCAAAATGTTTCCTCCGCTGGATGAAGCAACGCATCACTCCTAAATGCGAGGTTCACTCTTTCTCTATCTCAATCAATTTGTTACTTAGGGTTTTATACTTTTATTTTAGTCCgacaaaaaaaacacacacaaaactaaATATAGAAATTTGATGAAACAAGGGATTTTgccttgtattttttttatgtagattgTAGACTAATGTTGCTAGTATGATTTTTACAGGTGTGCAAACATAAATATTCTGTATATCGTGTTTATGCTGAGAATACTCCAACAAGACTACCTCTCAGAGAGTTTGTGGGTGGGATTGCAATGAAAGCATGCCATGTTCTGCACTTCTATCTGCGGTTCAACTCCATGTGGCTCCCTTAATTGCATTTTGGACATGGCGTTTGAGTTTAGTAAGGAGCCTTTCTGAAATTCAGGGATTAGTTCATAGTCATATGTCTCCTTCAACAGTTATGATGGACTGGTTGTATGGATCTGTAATCAATGTCTTCTATATGATCTGGGTGTGTGTCTTTGCTTTAATAATGGGAATAGATAATCATATTCATATTGCTCATGAAATTGGTGAAGGTGCTGGGGAACCGCAAGCTATTGCTGGTGTAAGAAATGAGGATCATGTGGCACTGGGGTTAAGATTGTTGGTAATATTGTTGGTAGCTCCTCTTCTTCGTATTTTTCGAAGAGTGGTGGTGATTGCTATCTCCATGTTTGATGTTCCTCTACGACGTACTGGTGCTTTTCTGGTCGCGATTATCTTATTTGTAAGTTCCAATCCTTTTTACCATTCTATTTACATTAGTGGTACCAGGAATGTCAGCTTTAATTGATAATATATGAGTTGCTTCCTAGTGGTTCAACATAAATGATGAACCAAACAATTATTGCACCAGATTGTAAACTTACCTCACTGGAAAAGTTCAAAAAATTTCATGATAAGTTAGGCATATGACATATAGTAcaaatatagatatatcaagttCTAATATGGTGAATGATACTGTTATACGTTTAAGATCACTTCCAGTTATAacaattacaaagaagaagtatTCAATTATCTCAAACCACTGCTGGTTTATTATGTGAGCTTCTATTATCTTTGTTGGACCAGACATTGAGCTCGACATGTTTTCGCATTTATCTAAGTCTTGTAAGTTGTATCATTGTGACCTAAGTCTCACTTTCCGTTTCTTTTTCGCTTATTTCAGTATGAACCTTTTTCTGCATCCATCAAGTATACTTATGTGCAATTCTGTGACTGTTCACAAATCTTTTGTCTGAGGATTTCATACATTATATTACTATAATTacactctctctttctctctttgcAGTATATGATTGCCAACGGTGTGCTGATATTGGTGCCGTTCTCGTTAGGACGAATtattctgcattgtctttcatggCTTTTCTTTGTGGCTTCGTCGATTTTCATGCTTTTTATAGAGTCAGCACTCTATATAGGAAATAACTCAGTGAAGAACGCATCACATGTCGTTACAAATTTGTCTGCTGAAATTCAGAATGATTGCCTGCTTTCATGTGCTACAAAAGTGGTTGTTGAAACCCTGGCTGCAAACAGTATTGGACCAGGAGAAGCCTCAAGCAGCGTATGCAAGCCACTTTCAATGTACCAAAGCTCAGACCTATAAGATGGTATTACTCTTGCAACTGGATATACGATTGTTGTGTCTTTGGTCTTCGTTTGCTCTGGTATCCCTATCAGAACTGTTGCATCAAAGATATGCTACTATGTGAGGGTATTCCTGAGAATTATAATATATCCATTCTTTCTGATAATTCATCTTGGAGTCGTTCCTTTGGTGTATGGTTGGTGGCTGGATGTTTGTACCATTACGATGCTTGGGAACTCATTTTCTGATAGGGTAGAATTCTTTTTGAAATTCCCTTTATTAAGTTCTTCGATGCATTGGGCGGTAGGAATCATATACATGTTCCAGATACACATTTCTACTAGCCTTCTTCAAAGGGTATCATTCTTTAGCCTATTTGATGAAATTGACTTCCTTACTGTGTAATCACCAGTTTCTTGTGTAGTAATTTTTGATGATATATTACCTTTAACTATTTGTTCAGGTTTTGCGTAAAGAAGTTCTAGAGTTTCTTCAGAATTTAGCAGATCCAATCAGCATCATTTTACATGGACTTACGAATGAGGTGCATTTGCAAGCTAGTCGATTCCTGTTCTCAATTGCCGTTAATGGCATTTTGATGATATATCTAGTATATTTACCGGTTACACTGGCCATTTGGTTAGCACCAACCATCTTCCCTCTGCATATTTCGTAAGTTGCCACCTACTACTTGTGTACCACATTTCTACTTCTTATTTTGTGTTTGCTGCGGCTGGTAACACTAAACCAGGTTCTATCCAAATTGCAGTGTATCTGAGCCATTCACAGAGATTCCTGTAGTCATGCTTCTGCTCCAGTTATGCTTACCTTATGCAATTGAACTGCGGGAAACAGTTGCCGATCTAATCCATCAGTGGGTTACCTCAGTTTGCTGTGTACTTGGCTTAAGTGATTTCTTGTGTTCGAGACCTGGGGACATTGGCGGGAAGGACAATGTGAAAGTGGAAACGGAGCAGGACGAAGTGCATGATGGAATTGCTGCTCAAGATCCAAAAGAAAGTACTTTCACCTCACAGAATTTTGATGGTGTTGAAAACTGTGCAAGTGATCCGAGTGATAATGGGTAAGTGATTTTAACTGTGTAATCTCTGTTTATGATTTTGAGTAGcagaaaaaaaattagttttaTGATTTATCATATTCACGTTCCGAATACGATATGCCAAAATATATTCATAGTGAAATATCTAAGATGTTAAGTAATTTCTTTTGAAATGTCAAATTTGGTGATATATTATTTTCAAGCACCTGGTACTGTATCTTGTCTTCGGTACCAAATTTAAGCTTAAATCTTCTGCTGGATCTCTCAACTATTTGCAGCTATGCTTTGGTACTCCGTGTTGTGTTGTTGGTTGTACTGGCATGGATAACGTGGCTCCTCTTCAGTTCATCTTTGACTATCGTATCCCTACCACTAGGACATGTACTGTTCAGTTTCTTTTCTAATCTCCCAATAACTCATGGCATCGAGTGCAATGGTAATGTAATTGTAGAGACTGTAGTTTCTGCTCAGTTCCATGCTTATTACTGTTATTAACTAAACTTCTTACTTCTTTCCTTAGATCTGTATGCCTTCTTTATTGCAAATATTTCCATCTGGACTTCTTTCACTGGAGCAAGATACTTCATCAGGCACTTTAAACTTAAAGCAGGGATAACGCCTTTACGGTTCAGGGATTTCTGCAAGTTGTTTTGCATTATCGTTGAGAGTTGTGTTATATTATCACTTTGGGTATGGGATTGATTCCACAGATATTTTCTATTTCTCTCTGAGCAATGAGCATTCTATTTAAAATCCGACTTCTAATGTTGATACCTGTCTTTTGGTTTCAGATCATTGTTATTCCAGTGTTAATAGGGCTTTtatttgagttttcattcatggtGCCAGTTGGAGCATTGGTGGTTAAAGGCCCACCTTTGCTCTTGTGTCAGGATTGGGCAGTGgggttcttcttctttaagcTGGGAGAACATTGGTATGTGCTGTAACTCTTTACTGCGTGTATCACTTTCAAATAGCATCTAGTGATGGACCCTTAGGATGGAGGTGCACATAGTGTCACGGCGAAAATGTGATCGACATATTCCATGAGTGGGACAAACTGGGGTTTATGTCTAATTGATTCATCAAAGAAGCGTCTCGAGCATGAAACTCTAGAATTTGCCTACATAGATATACACAGCTCTTAGAAGCCTCTCTGAATATTAAAAAAACTTATAAAGTCTGAGATTACTAATTCAGAGACAAGTTTTCGCTGGGTTCAAAATTTGCTTTCGCTTCAAGTTACTTGAATTTTGGCAAGGAACTGTTATCTTCTAACATTTGTATCGACTGTTTTTCGTTATACAGGTGTTGCTGAACCATAAAATTGTTCTGGTAGATGAAAGCTGGCGGACTAAGTTGGAGAGGATGAAACATCATGATTTCTTGAAGCTTCCAGGGAGTTGGATGCTGCAGGAGATATTGATCCCAATCGTTATGAATCTGCTAATGTCTCTCTGTCTTCCCTACGTTTTCGCAAGATGGATAGTCCCCTCGCTTGGTTTTTCGCTAACAGTAAGCTCAACTGTCAATCGGTTTACTTGGATAGCCTATGTGACCATAATTGTACTGTTTTCCTGTGCCAAAAGATTTCCAGTTTGGATCACCAGCCTTCACAATTCAGTGCGAGATGACCTTTATTCCAGTTTGGGGCTACAAAATTTTGGTGAAGCAGCAATAGAGTGCGAAAATGAGATTGGTAAGTTGGTGAGATGGATTTCACAGTCTCACGGACGCTAATGTGTGGGATACACTTAGATTTAATGTCACCTAGGAAGTATCTTAAAACTCAAAAGCGAGCTGTTTAGCTGTTatgttattttgttttcttggCAGAGCTTCTTTTGTTACTGGCAGCAACTTTGAGAGAGAATCAAGTGATTCAATTGCCTTAAACTGTGAAATAAGCTCCACAGTGTTGCTTGTAAATACTCGGAAGAGGGGCTTGGCTTAGCGAGTAGGATTTTCTTTACTACTATAGAAAGGAAGGTTTCGGTTCATATTTTAAAGTTTTATCTAATAACATGTCGTACTAGAGTACTGCAAAACGCAATTTAGACATGAATTCTAGTGTATTTGCAATCTTCAGTCTCTGGCATGTCTGCTGGGGAGCCACTGATTCTGATGCGATATTATGTATAGCTTGGATTGGGTGTTAGACCTGGTCTTTTTGTGCATTTCTTGATTAATGACATATTTTTCAGACAATTGGTCATTTGCTGTAGATATTTTCTGGTCATGCTAATATTGTATATCTCAGAATCGATATGGAGGAATTTTTCCTTGATCAAGTTCCTTATATCCACAATCCAGCCAGAATGAAATAATCGGTTTAGATGATTGGTTCCAAACTTCCAATACGGTCTGCAAATGTGTATTGTGTTGGTTCTATTGTCGCATTGGATCCTAATACCGTCCTCGCCACATATTTGTAAACAGTAAGTTCTTGCATCCCAACTAAAATTAGAAACAGCTTGAATTGGATGCTAGATCATTCCGTTACTCGCATATTCAGCCACTTTGGCTTGTCTTGCTATAAAAATACCCCATCTGAAAGACACAAAAATTGTGGGATTTAAATGCCCTTTTGACCATTTAGCGTATAGACAAAATTTGATGGTTACACTTCCAATGGATGATTTTATCGACTTCTTTAGGGTGAGTTGGCAAAACACACAATCTTACCTATTGGTGGGGCAAAAAGAATACGGGCTCGAGGAGATTTTATGGGACTAGCCTCTGCAAACCTATGCAATCAGGAGGCTTGTGTTTGAGAGATGCTAGAAAATTTAACTTAGCATTGGCTACGAAGGTAGCATGATGAGTAGTAGTTCAGGAACCCAATTCACTTTGGTAAAAAACTTTGTAACCCGTTTATATTTTAGAAAGAAAAGTCCCTTAAAAGCCAAATCACTAGATAAAGGATCTTGGATTTGAAAGTGTTTATGTTAGGCCTAGAGCTTATTAACAAGTACCGTATATGGGAAGTAGGGAATGGTTTAGATATCAATGTTCGGGAAGACGGCTGAATCGCGGGCTTAAGTGGTAACCTAATGCAATATAATATTCAAAGTAATGAATCTATAACACTTGTGGCACATCTCGTTGATCCTGTCACTAAAAAGTGAAATTTCTCTGTTATAAACTCTATCTTTCCTTCAGACATAGCATCTTTGATCTGTAAAATCTATTTGTTTCTAGACAAAttaaataaacaaaaacaaaacaagctTAGATGAACTCTAACAAAATCAGAAAATTATATAGTTAAATCAGTGTATGATAAGCTTAATGAAAGAGGTTTAGATGTGGTTAGCCTTCTCTTCTGGAAACTTTCTGGAAAACTTTACGGAAACTAAACATATCTCAAAAAATAAATGTTTTCTTTTGGAAATGCATCTAAAATGCTTTGTCCACTAATACAAAATTATATGGAAAAGTAAAAGATATTGATCCTTCTTGCCCAATGTGTGGAGAAGAACTGAAAACAACAAAACATCTACTCTTTTACTATAGATATACAAAATATGTAAGGGAACAAGAACCTAATCCAATTAGAATTCAATTTGATCTGACAGTCAGTATTCCCGGCTTATGTAAACAATGGTTTCATAACAGGTGCTGAAATTGTAGGGATTAAAGGGCAAACAAACACCGCACCACTTGTAGGGGAAATCCATATAGAATTATCCCTTCAAGAAACTAGATCTTTGGATCGACGTAGAATGAACGATAATAAGATGCAAATAAAAGAAGCAATAAGTAAAGAACACAAgacttaacgtggttcgacaataTGCCTACGTCCACAACTGGCTACGACTTCCTCTTGATTATTACAGAACCACCAAACAGAGAATTACACACTTAACGACTGACAAAGCAATCTACAAGCTATGATCCAACAaggttgatcataaaccctaaagaaaCTCTGATGAACAAACGATCTTTTACTCCGAATAATGTCTTCAATCAACCTGAGATAATATCTATCTCATAACTGAGGCTCCTTTATAACTGATGTCTCCAACACCAACGATGTGTACTCTCTTAACTGGACAGAATATATATACCAAGGAGGATCCCTTCCTGAACGAAGGCCTCCTCCGAAACGACGATCTCCTCCTGAAATGAACACCTCTTTGTAAACAAACAAGGCGATCTTCTCGTCACCCGACGATGCTTTATACAGCTTCGTAACAAATACTTCTTCAACGAACTATTCTTTCTCAGACCATAACAATGTACTCTCTCAAGACCAATCGTGTATCTTTCAACACCAGAGAATGGTCTATCTCTCTCACTAAACTCCACCCTAAAAGGTGGGATGGATTCCCTTGAAACCTTAGAGAACTACATTGTGTATCCTCTAATTATCTCTTGAAAACCATACATTTGTATCACTATATAAGCCCCCTTATATAGTAGTCACAAACTTGGCATCTAAGTGAACTTAGCTTCCAAGTATCTTCTTAAAGATGGAAACCATGAATAAGCTTTACTAATTAaattgggagactgattaggaaaCACTTACTCAACAAGAAACCCCTCAATAGGTTTCCTTAGCAGGCTTCGGAACTTTCCAAACCCAAAGGCGGGTTTCGGAATTTTCCAGAACCTTCTAGAAACTTCGAAAATACTTCAACAAAAGTCGTATCTCAACCTAGAAaggaatggaaaaaatgaaaaagtTAGATTTCAACGAAGCTCATTTTGCCATCATCATAGACTTCTTAATAGATCGTAGGGGATATTAGAAACAATTTGTAATGCAGCCCAAGTAAGTATTTAATGGGTTGTTATGTGGTTtaatgaattaaatgatttttacATTTCAAGTCCTTGTGTGTATGTCGAAATTCTAAAAATTTCACATCGGAAAGTCATTTACGGCTAGGAAAGTTTCTTATCATAACTTATTATCCCAGCCGTAACGCAGACACAGGTGATTCTGTACTGAATTTACGGTTACAAGCTCCTAGTTTCCTAATAATAACTATTGCTTACAACTGGGAGATAATAAGTTTTCATCCGATAGTCCTCACTTACGGCTTGGATGTAGTATTTGTCCCATCCGTAAGCAGACTTTACGGCTGGGTGGACCTTATTTTCCAGCCGTAACTGCAGAAATAAACTTAAGTTTTTAACGAATTAGAATAAACAAGTTTGTAATGGGAGTTAAGTATGAGGTTTTCCTGGCTATTTGAGGATATGTTTCAtcgtatttgttagagcactgctcggtcgaactcgcaagcggtgttatctcaagcttgtttgtcaagtttagttatcaaaactataagtcttgatttctagtctacttatagctaagtctcggattaggatagtaagtgtagtagcattagaattcacggcgttcatcgattgaacaagaagaactactaaggggagcttgtggaacttcatcaacaaaaggtatgtggatacttgaattcatctatcactcaaaagtctatttactctgtctatttgagacaaaagtcatgtaactatatagacttcgattatacacatttgatatttcgagatgagtttaacttgcttacatatttctcgaaatatgtgttggtaagatttcgctttaaccaagttcatcttatattattggcgaaagtcaaaagatgatcatgtgaaaatctccttgtaacatcttacatgatttgtgtgagacaatcatttgatgtagaatcagaatgtttcgtactgatcattcgaccacttgaaaattgatttgaagctaatagtttgtgtgagacagctattgtcgtcttccaagaatgtttcaatgattgaaatgggagtttagaacaattaaccatgattggatatagcacagtatgcgtacttgtatgctaactgctgcaagttattccaagtccgggaaccatagtatgcatacccgtatgcgtactggttggttaatgaaagtccgagaacttagtatggaTACCGGTATGATACTGgcatgagtttcaagttccggaaattcaactgaattTGGAAGGTATGCTTACCCGttagcatactggcgaacccaaacttagtccggctacttaggcaTGCGtagccgtttgcatacttgagtaggttatgttttaaaatcggtttgttcatgaactaatatatttatataataaggaatgtaatcttttgcaaaccgtggctataatgttcatgaattgattcgagtgaatcgtaatcgattttgcttcaattgtgtcttgtatacttctataagaatataaacaattgaacaactctattactagtttcatttgagtcatttgaactagttatggttaatatgagtaaggttgatatgaaagtgttcatatggctaacttcggttaactattgttgagtcaacaaggtgcacacatttaggtacggttactcatatctaaataaagtcacttttcatttatgcgttacaagc includes the following:
- the LOC113289109 gene encoding probable E3 ubiquitin ligase SUD1 isoform X1, with protein sequence MSLQICLLKFRMIACFHVLQKWLLKPWLQTVLDQEKPQAAYASHFQCTKAQTYKMVLRKEVLEFLQNLADPISIILHGLTNEVHLQASRFLFSIAVNGILMIYLVYLPVTLAIWLAPTIFPLHISVSEPFTEIPVVMLLLQLCLPYAIELRETVADLIHQWVTSVCCVLGLSDFLCSRPGDIGGKDNVKVETEQDEVHDGIAAQDPKESTFTSQNFDGVENCASDPSDNGYALVLRVVLLVVLAWITWLLFSSSLTIVSLPLGHVLFSFFSNLPITHGIECNDLYAFFIANISIWTSFTGARYFIRHFKLKAGITPLRFRDFCKLFCIIVESCVILSLWIIVIPVLIGLLFEFSFMVPVGALVVKGPPLLLCQDWAVGFFFFKLGEHWCC
- the LOC113289109 gene encoding probable E3 ubiquitin ligase SUD1 isoform X2, translated to MLGNSFSDRVEFFLKFPLLSSSMHWAVGIIYMFQIHISTSLLQRVLRKEVLEFLQNLADPISIILHGLTNEVHLQASRFLFSIAVNGILMIYLVYLPVTLAIWLAPTIFPLHISVSEPFTEIPVVMLLLQLCLPYAIELRETVADLIHQWVTSVCCVLGLSDFLCSRPGDIGGKDNVKVETEQDEVHDGIAAQDPKESTFTSQNFDGVENCASDPSDNGYALVLRVVLLVVLAWITWLLFSSSLTIVSLPLGHVLFSFFSNLPITHGIECNDLYAFFIANISIWTSFTGARYFIRHFKLKAGITPLRFRDFCKLFCIIVESCVILSLWIIVIPVLIGLLFEFSFMVPVGALVVKGPPLLLCQDWAVGFFFFKLGEHWCC
- the LOC113289109 gene encoding probable E3 ubiquitin ligase SUD1 isoform X3; the encoded protein is MLGNSFSDRVLRKEVLEFLQNLADPISIILHGLTNEVHLQASRFLFSIAVNGILMIYLVYLPVTLAIWLAPTIFPLHISVSEPFTEIPVVMLLLQLCLPYAIELRETVADLIHQWVTSVCCVLGLSDFLCSRPGDIGGKDNVKVETEQDEVHDGIAAQDPKESTFTSQNFDGVENCASDPSDNGYALVLRVVLLVVLAWITWLLFSSSLTIVSLPLGHVLFSFFSNLPITHGIECNDLYAFFIANISIWTSFTGARYFIRHFKLKAGITPLRFRDFCKLFCIIVESCVILSLWIIVIPVLIGLLFEFSFMVPVGALVVKGPPLLLCQDWAVGFFFFKLGEHWCC